TCAGCACTGACAGATGGGAAAGCGGAAATTGAAGCGAAAACGCGTGAATTATTGACATCTCTTATGACGAATTACGACATCGGCATATCCATTCAAGGCGTCAAATTACAAGATGTAGAACTCCCGAATGCCGAAGTCCGTGCTGCATTCACTGCTGTTACGGATGCCCGTGAAACAAAAAGCACTAAAATAAATGAAGCTGAAAAATACAAAAATCAGCGGGAAAGTGAAGCGATTGGGGAGCGGGATGCAATTAAATCTCGCGCGCTCGGACAAAAGAAAGCACGTATTGAGCAAGCTCACGGTGATGTTGCCCTGTTCAATGATTTGCATGCGGAATACGCAAAAAGCAAGGCAATCACCCGCCAGCGTTTAATCATTGAAACATTGGAGCAAGTATTGCCAAAAGCAAAAATCTATATTATGAACGATGATGGCGAAACGTTGAAATATTTACCATTGCAGCAACTGGAAAACCAACCGCCACCACCTGCTGAGCAGAAAACGGAAGGGGGCGGCAACTGATGACGAACGACAACAATCCATTCAAAAGCATTGAAGATAAATTTAAGGAAATGCAACGTGGGCAAAAGAAAAAGGCGACTGGATCGGATAAGGTCATTACTCCGAAAAAGCCATTCAATACGAGGAAGTTTGTAAAAACAGCAATTACATTAACAGTTATCTTTGCGATTGCTATCATTCTGCTTGCCAATGTATTCGTTGTAAAAGAAGGCGAATACCGCGTTGTACGCCAATTCGGTGAAATAACGAGAATTATTAAAGAGCCTGGGTTAAACATGAAAATCCCATTCATTCAATCAGTGACAAGTTTGCCAAAAAATCAAATGACATATAATGTTTCAGAAGCAGAAATCAGCACAAAAGATAAAAAGCGGATTATCATTGATAATTACGCCGTATGGAAAATTACGAACCCTGGAAAAATGATTTCCAATGCGCGAAACATCATCAATGCGGAAGCACGTATGGAGGAATTCATCTATTCCGTCATTCGAAACGAGATGGGTAAGTTGGATTACGTAGATGTCGTCAATGAGGAAAATTCAAAGCGAGGCAACTTGAATGACCTTGTCACGAAGAAAGTGAACGAATTTCTTGATGAAGGTAATTTTGGCATAGAAGTGATTGATGTGCGGATGAAACGGATTGACCTTCCGGAGGAGAACGAACATTCCATCTACACAAGGATGATTTCGGAACGTGAATCGACGGCTCAGCGATACCTATCAGAAGGAGATGCCGAAAAGAAGACAATTGAGGCGGAAACGGACCGTATCGTGCAAGAGATGCTAGCGACTGCGAAAAAAGAAGCTGCCATCATCCATGCCGAAGGGGAAGCGGAAGCTGCTAAAATCTACAATAACACATTTTCAAAGGATCCCGAGTTCTACAATCTATACCGTACCCTCCAGTCCTATTCACGGACAATCGGGGAAGACACGATGATCATCATGCCGGCCGACTCGCCGTATGCGAAAATACTGACGGGATACTTGGAATAAAAGAGAGTGAAACTGTTGCTTTCCGTTTCGGCGCTCACTTTCCGCGGGCATGGCTTGAGCCAATCGAACAACGAAGGATTCGATTTGCCGTATTTCTGCGTTCTTTGCAGAAATTAAGGCATCCTCATTCCGCTCCCTTAGGGTCGCAAAAAACACTGCTCGCAACGCTGCGCTTGTGCTCGCAAACGCCGTGCTTCGTAACGGCGTTCGCAGGAGTCGAGCGCCTTCACTCCAAGCAACAGGCGGGTGGGCCTGATACTGGCATTTATGAACAAGCAATAGAAGTATATAACGAAGTTAAGAAACAATATT
The sequence above is drawn from the Sporosarcina luteola genome and encodes:
- the hflC gene encoding protease modulator HflC, which produces MTNDNNPFKSIEDKFKEMQRGQKKKATGSDKVITPKKPFNTRKFVKTAITLTVIFAIAIILLANVFVVKEGEYRVVRQFGEITRIIKEPGLNMKIPFIQSVTSLPKNQMTYNVSEAEISTKDKKRIIIDNYAVWKITNPGKMISNARNIINAEARMEEFIYSVIRNEMGKLDYVDVVNEENSKRGNLNDLVTKKVNEFLDEGNFGIEVIDVRMKRIDLPEENEHSIYTRMISERESTAQRYLSEGDAEKKTIEAETDRIVQEMLATAKKEAAIIHAEGEAEAAKIYNNTFSKDPEFYNLYRTLQSYSRTIGEDTMIIMPADSPYAKILTGYLE
- the hflK gene encoding FtsH protease activity modulator HflK, with the translated sequence MSTRRASVAAGLVITGVLLLIIAFTTWYTVDESEQAIVITFGQAGTPVTESGLHFKLPWPVQHVEKLSKETFSLQFGYKQDPNGELVSFDKETKMITGDEYIVLADLVVQWKITDPEKYLFNSQNPQEILHDATSASIRSVIGSSTIDSALTDGKAEIEAKTRELLTSLMTNYDIGISIQGVKLQDVELPNAEVRAAFTAVTDARETKSTKINEAEKYKNQRESEAIGERDAIKSRALGQKKARIEQAHGDVALFNDLHAEYAKSKAITRQRLIIETLEQVLPKAKIYIMNDDGETLKYLPLQQLENQPPPPAEQKTEGGGN